Below is a window of Geomonas oryzisoli DNA.
GGTTTCCTTCGGGTCGGTCACCACGTAGGCCTCGAAGTAGAGCACCTTCTCGAGGTCCTTCAGGGTGATGTCCATCAGGTTGCCGATACGGGACGGCAGGGACTTGAGGAACCAGATGTGCGCCACCGGGGTGGCCAGGTCGATGTGACCCAGGCGCTCGCGGCGCACCTTGGACGGGATGACCTCGACGCCGCACTTCTCGCAGACGATGCCGCGGTGCTTCATGCGCTTGTATTTGCCGCAGTTGCACTCGTAGTCCTTGGTCGGTCCGAAGATCTTGGCGCAGAAGAGGCCATCGCGCTCCGGTTTGAAGGTGCGGTAGTTGATGGTTTCCGGCTTCTTCACTTCCCCGAAGGAACGCTCGCGGATCTTGTCCGGCGAGGAGATCGAGATCTTGATGGACGAGAAGTGGAGCGGATCTTTCGGCTTATCGAAAAAATTGAAAATATCTTCCAAAGTATTTTCCTCCTTGGCGGTAGGAGTTACGTTATCTGTTTCAAGCTGCGTCGGACGGTCGGACTGTCGGACTCGGACCGGTCGGACTAGTCAGACTAGTCGGACCGGTCCGACAGACAAACCTAGTCCTCTTCGGTCTCCAGCAGTTCCACGTCGAGACCAAGGGACTGCAGTTCCTTGATGAGGACGTTGAACGACTCGGGCAGACCCGGCTCCAGGGTGTGCTTCCCTTTGACGATGGCCTCGTACATCCTGGTGCGGCCGGCGACGTCGTCGGACTTGACGGTGAGGAACTCCTGCAGCGCGTATGCGGCGCCGTAGGCCTCCATCGCCCAGACCTCCATCTCCCCGAGTCGCTGGCCACCGAACTGCGCCTTGCCGCCCAGCGGCTGCTGGGTGACCAGGGAGTAGGGACCGATGCTCCTGGCGTGGATCTTGTCATCGACCAGGTGGTGCAGCTTCAGGAAGTACATGATGCCGACGGTGACCTGGTGCATGAACTTGTCGCCGCTCTTGCCGTCGTACAGGGTGACCTGGCCGGTGGTGCTGAAGCCGGCGTGGGTCAGCATCGACTGGATCGACTCCTCGCTCGCCCCCTCGAAGACCGGCGACGACATCGGGATGCCGCGCTTGAGGCGCCGCGCCACGTTGAGAAGCTCCTCCCCTTCCAGGGTGTCGAGGAAGCGGTCCATTTCCGGGTTGTCGTAGACGCCCTTCAGGAACCTCTTGATCTCATCGTGCGGAGTGTTCTTCTCGAGGAACTCCTCGATCTTCCAGCCAAGGCCTTTGGCGCCCCAGCCGAGGTGCATCTCGAGGATCTGCCCCACGTTCATACGGGAAGGTACGCCCAGCGGGTTCAGCACGATCTCGACCGGACGACCGTCTTCCATGTACGGCATGTCCTCTTCCGGAAGGATCCTGGAAACGACACCCTTGTTACCGTGACGGCCTGCCATCTTGTCGCCCACCTGGAGCTTACGCTTGATGGCGATGTAGACCTTGACCATCTTGATGACGCCCGGCGGCAGGTCGTCGCCGCGACGCAGTTTCTGCACCTTGTCGTCGAAGACGTACTTGATGATGTCGATCTGCTGGTTCAGTGTGGACAGGGTCTGGGCCACTTTCTCGTCGATGGTGTCGTCATCGGCGATGGAGATCTCGTCCCAGCGGTCCATGGAGAACGACTTCAGCATCTCCTCGGTGATGACTGCCCCTTTCGGGATCAGCACCTTGCCGTCGGTACCCTCTATCTTCACGGCGGCGGTCTTGCCCACCAGGAGTTTTTTCAGCTTGCCGATGGCCGAGTCGCGGATGATGCGGATCTCGTCCTGCTCGTCCTTCCTGAGGCGCTGTTCTTCGGCCTTCTCGATGATCTCGGTACGGGCGTCCTTGTCGGCACCCTTCCTGGAGAAGATCTTGGCGCCGATGACGGTGCCCTCGACCCCCGGCGGCACGCGCAGCGAGGTGTCGCGTACGTCGCCGGCCTTCTCGCCGAAGATGGCGCGCAGCAGCTTCTCTTCCGGGGAGAGCTGGGTCTCGCCCTTCGGAGTGATCTTACCGACCAGGATGTCGCCCGGACGAACCTCGGCGCCGATCCTGATGATGCCCGACTCGTCGAGGTCCTTGAGGGTCTCCTCGCCGAGGTTCGGGATGTCGGAGGTGATCTCTTCCTTGCCGAGCTTGGTGTCGCGGGCCACGGCCTCGAACTCCTCGATGTGGATCGAGGTGTAGCGGTCGTCTTTTACCAGGCGCTCCGAGATGAGGATGGAGTCCTCGTAGTTGTAGCCGCCCCACGGCATGAACGCGATCAGCACGTTCTGGCCCAGGGCCAGCTCGCCCATGTCGGTGGAGGGGCCGTCGGCGATGATGTCGCCGGCCTTGACATGGTCGCCCACCTTCACCACCGGCCTCTGGTTGATGCAGGTGTTCTGGTTGGAACGGGCGAACTTGATCAGGTTGTAGATGTCGACACCGGTGCCGGTAGCGTCGTACTGGTCCTCATCGATCTTGACGACGATGCGGGAGGCATCGACGCTCTCGACCACGCCGTTGTGGCGGGCGACCGAGGAAACACCCGAGTCGCGGGCCACGACGCGCTCCATGCCGGTACCAACCAGCGGGGAGTCGGCGCGCAAGAGAGGTACCGCCTGACGCTGCATGTTGGAGCCCATGAGTGCGCGGTTCGCGTCGTCGTTCTCGAGGAACGGGATCAGCGATGCCGCGACCGAGACCAGCTGCATCGGGGCGACGTCCATGAGCTCCAGCTCGTCGCGGCCGACCAGCACGAACTCGCCGGACTTCCTGGCGGAGATGTAGTCGGCCATAAAGCGGCCGGTCTCATCCATCTCGGCGTTGGCCTGGGCGATGGCGTGGCCTTCCTCCTCCAGCGCGGAGAAGAAGCGGACCTCGTCGGTCACCCTCCCCTCTTTCACCACGCGGTACGGCGTCTCGACGAAGCCGTGCTCGTTGATGCGTGCGTAGGTGGAGAGCGACGCGATCAGACCGATGTTCGGACCCTCCGGGGTCTCGATCGGGCAGACGCGGCCGTAGTGAGTCGGGTGTACGTCGCGAACCTCGAAGCCCGCGCGCTCGCGGGTAAGACCACCCGGTCCAAGAGCCGAGAGACGACGCTTGTGCGTGACCTCGGAGAGCGGGTTGGTCTGGTCCATGAACTGCGACAGCTGCGAGGAACCGAAGAACTCCTTGACCACGGCCGAAACCGGCTTGGAGTTGATCAGGTCGTGCGGCATCAGGTTCTCGACTTCCTGGAGGCTCATGCGCTCCTTGATGGCGCGCTCCATCCTCACCAGGCCGATGCGGTACTGGTTCTCGAGGAGCTCACCCACGGCGCGCACGCGGCGGTTGCCCAGGTGGTCGATGTCGTCGATGTTGCCCTTGCCGTTTTTCAGCTCGATCAGGTAACGCACCACCTCGAGGATGTCCTCGCGGGTGAGCGTCATGCAGTCAAGCGGCACGTCCACGCCCAGCTTGTAGTTGAGCTTTAAGCGGCCGACGGCGGAGAGGTCGTAGCGCTCCGCGTTGAAGAACAGGTTCTCGAACAGAACCAGCGCGCTCTTCAGGGTCGGCGGATCGCCCGGACGCAAACGACGGTAGATCTCGATCAGCGCCTCGTCGGTGGAGCCGATCTTGTCGATCAGGATGGTGTCGCGGAAGCTGGAGGTGACGTGCAGGTTGTCGATGAAGAGGACCTGGAAGGAGGTGATCCCCTTCTGGGTCATTTCCTCGAGCTTGGCCTGGGTGATCTCCTCGTTGCACTCGACCACGATCTCGCCGGTAGCGGGGTCGTAGATGTCGTGGGAAGCGACCTTGCCGACCACTTCCTCCTCGGAGATCGGGATCTCCTTGATGCCGTGCTCGGCCATCTTGCGCAACGCCGCCTTGGTGAACTTGCGGTTCGCCTTGAGGATGACCTCTGCGGTGCCCGGGTCCACGATGTCAGCGGTGGCCTTCTGGTTGGACAAAAGTTCCGCGTCCACGAGCTTCGTCATGGCGCCGTTGTCGCCGACCTTCACTTCCTCGGACTTGTAGAAGTAGTTGATCAGCGCGTCGTTGGAGTAGCCAAGGGCCTTGAGGAGCACGGTGGCCGGCATCTTGCGACGCCTGTCTATGCGAACATAAAGGATGTCTTTATGGTCAAATTCAAAGTCAAGCCACGAACCGCGGTACGGGATCACGCGGGCCGAGTAGAGCACCTTGCCACTGGAGTGGGTCTTGCCCTTGTCGTGGTCGTAGAACACGCCCGGCGAGCGGTGCAGCTGGCTCACGATAACGCGCTCGGTGCCGTTTATGATAAAGGTCCCGTTGTCGGTCATCAGCGGGATTTCGCCGAAATAAACCTCCTGCTCCTTGATGTCGCGGATCGATCTGGTACCGGGGTCCTTCGCCACATCCCACACAACCAGCCGTACCTTCACCTTCATCGGCGCGGCAAAGGTCATCCCCCTCTGGTGGCACTCTTCCACGTCGTACTTCGGCGCGCCCAGCGAATACGAAACGTACTCAAGCGAGGCGGTGTCGCTGAAGTCCCTGATCGGGAACACGCTGCGGAACACGGCTTCCAGGCCGGAGTTCTTGCGTGCGTCTACGGGAGTGTCGAGCTGGAGGAATCTCTTGTAGGAATTTTTCTGGATGTCGATGAGGTTCGGTATGTCGATGATCTTGTGGATCTTGGCGAAGTTCTTGCGCAACAGGGGGTTATTCGCGATTGAATAAGCCATATCTTCTCCTTGTGGTGAACGCCTTGGAAGACCTCCACCCCCTTGAATTTCCTGCTGTTCTGGTCGGACGGGGCTGCGGGGTGAAGCGGCCTCAAACTAAAATAGAACAGCCAAGGCCGCAAAAAGCGACCTTGGCTTTGGTAAAGATCGGTGCGAAGCTGCTTACTTAACTTCCACTTCTGCGCCTGCCTCGACCAGCTGCTTCTGTGCGTCGGCAGCTTCTTCTTTGGAGATGCCAGTCTTGACCGGCTGCGGAGCGCCGTCGACCAGGTCCTTGGCTTCTTTGAGGCCCAGGGAGGTCAGGCCGCGAACGACCTTGATGACGCCGATCTTGTTGGCGCCAGCGGACTTCAGGATGACGTCGAACTCGGTCTTCTCTTCAGCAGCTTCAGCAGCGGCAGCCGGAGCGCCAGCAGCAGCAACGGCAACCGGAGCGGCTGCGGATACGCCGAACTTCTCTTCGAGCTCTTTCACGAGGCCGGCAAGTTCGAGGACGGACATGTTCTCAATGAAGCTGATTACTTCTTCTTTGGTGATAGCCATTTCTTTCTCCTCCAGAGAATATTGTTAGATGTTTAAAGCGAAAATTGTCGGTGACTGCGACTAGGCAGCCTTCTGGATCCTGATCTGCTCCAGCGCGCGTACGAAACCGCCCGGGACAGCCGCGAGAACGCGTACGAAGTTGCTTGCCGGTGCCTGCATGCTGCCCAGCATCTTGGCGATAAGCACTTCGCGGCTCGGCAGGTCTGCCAGAGCCTGGATCTCAGCCACGTTGATGGTCTTGCCGGTGAGCACGCCAGCTTTCAAGGTAAACGGGTTAGTGTTTTCCTTGTTGAAGCGGGACAGCACCTTGGCCGCCGCGACGGGATCGTCGTAGCAAAGGGCGATAGCGGTGGGGCCTGCGTAGTACTGCGACAGACCTTCCTTGTCGGTCCCCTTGGAAGCGATCTCGAGCAGGGTGTTCTTGACGACCTTGTACTCCGCGTTGGCTTTCCTGAGCTCGTTTCTGAGCTCGGTGGCCTGGCCGACGTTCATCCCGCGGAAATCCGCCAGGAATACCGCCTGCGCCCTCTGGAGCTTGTCGTGCATTTCGGCAACAAGTTCTTGCTTGTTTTCCTTATTCAAGCGCCTTCCTCCTTTCTTTTGGTATACGGGTACGGAACCCCGCCAAAGTCAGGAAGTTGCGGAACGTGCATTTTCGCGCAACATCTGCAAGTCTCGGTTGGCCGCCCGGAAGCGTTTAAGCGCCGACGATACAACTGGCACACCCACTGTCTTTGACTTTGGCTTTACAGCTAGTACTGCTCTTTATTTCAAGATCGCGCTGATGTCAGCGAGATCGATGGTGACGCCCGGGCCCATGGTGGAGGACACGGCAACCTTCTTCATGTAGGTCCCTTTTGCAGCAGCCGGCTTCGCCTTCTGGAGTGCTTCCACCAGGGCGACCACGTTCTGCCTCAGGGTCTCGGCGGTGAAGGAGACCTTGCCGACCGGGGCATGGATGATGCCGGCCTTCTCGACGCGGAACTCGACCTTACCGGACTTGGACTCCTTGATGGCGCGGGCCAGGTCGAAGGTCACGGTGCCGACCTTCGGGTTCGGCATCAGGCCGCGGGGTCCGAGGAGCTTACCGATCTTACCGACCACACCCATCATGTCCGGGGTAGCGATGGCGGTGTCGAACTCGAACCACCCTTCCTGGATCTTGGCGACCAGGTCGTCGGCACCGACGTAATCGGCACCGGCCTCGCGGGCCTCTTTCTCCTTCTCACCCTTGGCGAAAACCAGGACGCGCACATCCTTGCCGAGACCGTTGGGGAGTACCACGGCGCCGCGGACCATCTGGTCGGCGTGACGCGGGTCAACGCCCAGCTTCACCACCAGGTCGACGGTCTCGTCGA
It encodes the following:
- the rplL gene encoding 50S ribosomal protein L7/L12, with amino-acid sequence MAITKEEVISFIENMSVLELAGLVKELEEKFGVSAAAPVAVAAAGAPAAAAEAAEEKTEFDVILKSAGANKIGVIKVVRGLTSLGLKEAKDLVDGAPQPVKTGISKEEAADAQKQLVEAGAEVEVK
- the rplA gene encoding 50S ribosomal protein L1; protein product: MSMTKKLKEARAKVDRTKTYPLTDGLELVKSAAYAKFDETVDLVVKLGVDPRHADQMVRGAVVLPNGLGKDVRVLVFAKGEKEKEAREAGADYVGADDLVAKIQEGWFEFDTAIATPDMMGVVGKIGKLLGPRGLMPNPKVGTVTFDLARAIKESKSGKVEFRVEKAGIIHAPVGKVSFTAETLRQNVVALVEALQKAKPAAAKGTYMKKVAVSSTMGPGVTIDLADISAILK
- the rpoB gene encoding DNA-directed RNA polymerase subunit beta, encoding MAYSIANNPLLRKNFAKIHKIIDIPNLIDIQKNSYKRFLQLDTPVDARKNSGLEAVFRSVFPIRDFSDTASLEYVSYSLGAPKYDVEECHQRGMTFAAPMKVKVRLVVWDVAKDPGTRSIRDIKEQEVYFGEIPLMTDNGTFIINGTERVIVSQLHRSPGVFYDHDKGKTHSSGKVLYSARVIPYRGSWLDFEFDHKDILYVRIDRRRKMPATVLLKALGYSNDALINYFYKSEEVKVGDNGAMTKLVDAELLSNQKATADIVDPGTAEVILKANRKFTKAALRKMAEHGIKEIPISEEEVVGKVASHDIYDPATGEIVVECNEEITQAKLEEMTQKGITSFQVLFIDNLHVTSSFRDTILIDKIGSTDEALIEIYRRLRPGDPPTLKSALVLFENLFFNAERYDLSAVGRLKLNYKLGVDVPLDCMTLTREDILEVVRYLIELKNGKGNIDDIDHLGNRRVRAVGELLENQYRIGLVRMERAIKERMSLQEVENLMPHDLINSKPVSAVVKEFFGSSQLSQFMDQTNPLSEVTHKRRLSALGPGGLTRERAGFEVRDVHPTHYGRVCPIETPEGPNIGLIASLSTYARINEHGFVETPYRVVKEGRVTDEVRFFSALEEEGHAIAQANAEMDETGRFMADYISARKSGEFVLVGRDELELMDVAPMQLVSVAASLIPFLENDDANRALMGSNMQRQAVPLLRADSPLVGTGMERVVARDSGVSSVARHNGVVESVDASRIVVKIDEDQYDATGTGVDIYNLIKFARSNQNTCINQRPVVKVGDHVKAGDIIADGPSTDMGELALGQNVLIAFMPWGGYNYEDSILISERLVKDDRYTSIHIEEFEAVARDTKLGKEEITSDIPNLGEETLKDLDESGIIRIGAEVRPGDILVGKITPKGETQLSPEEKLLRAIFGEKAGDVRDTSLRVPPGVEGTVIGAKIFSRKGADKDARTEIIEKAEEQRLRKDEQDEIRIIRDSAIGKLKKLLVGKTAAVKIEGTDGKVLIPKGAVITEEMLKSFSMDRWDEISIADDDTIDEKVAQTLSTLNQQIDIIKYVFDDKVQKLRRGDDLPPGVIKMVKVYIAIKRKLQVGDKMAGRHGNKGVVSRILPEEDMPYMEDGRPVEIVLNPLGVPSRMNVGQILEMHLGWGAKGLGWKIEEFLEKNTPHDEIKRFLKGVYDNPEMDRFLDTLEGEELLNVARRLKRGIPMSSPVFEGASEESIQSMLTHAGFSTTGQVTLYDGKSGDKFMHQVTVGIMYFLKLHHLVDDKIHARSIGPYSLVTQQPLGGKAQFGGQRLGEMEVWAMEAYGAAYALQEFLTVKSDDVAGRTRMYEAIVKGKHTLEPGLPESFNVLIKELQSLGLDVELLETEED
- the rplJ gene encoding 50S ribosomal protein L10; amino-acid sequence: MNKENKQELVAEMHDKLQRAQAVFLADFRGMNVGQATELRNELRKANAEYKVVKNTLLEIASKGTDKEGLSQYYAGPTAIALCYDDPVAAAKVLSRFNKENTNPFTLKAGVLTGKTINVAEIQALADLPSREVLIAKMLGSMQAPASNFVRVLAAVPGGFVRALEQIRIQKAA